In Anaerolineales bacterium, one DNA window encodes the following:
- a CDS encoding SH3 domain-containing protein, whose protein sequence is MTNVIGTDVSFYQDDPQTPEGIDFIKMRSAAGYVIIRAGQNLWADRDFKVNWREAKRAGLPRGSYWFYDSRVDPRKQAELWASLFAGDFGELPLFADFEDNYGGAFKGWRHWYTFLERIKELAPGREIGIYTAYYYWIENTTSAGIPNASLEYFKQYPLWIANYGVSKPLVPKPWTNWTFWQFTDKGDGRIYGVESLNIDLNHFNGDLTAFRTRFKLSDAPIPDPEPLSKFFRVTAPSLKVREGAGLTFTQIGSIFLNEVVEEIGANTDRTWLNIRKLDGSLTGWSFSAYLQRTVAPVPDPAPEPDPGPSWYRVTTASLRVREGPGVAYNQVGSLAINQVVEEIGANADRTWLNIRNADGSLTGWCSSEFLQKTAAPTPGPTPDPTPQPSWYRVNTASLRVREGPGVNYNQISSLAINEIVEEIGANADRTWLNIRNADGSLTGWCSSEFLQKTDAPTPEPPPEEEDKNWYRVTASSLKVREGAGLDYEAIGLVFFGELVEKIDATTDGSWLKIRNQGANLSGWSSSMYLQSINSPGPVEPPAPPVSEHKDKNWYRVNTTALNVRELPTATSKILGTLVKNDTVPALDDASNPNWVQIQRLDGLTGWCTKSYMVSLGKGRPASIAQNLFPGITYLRKDLTAPRQIVVHVMAINLQTAKLEFLVTPSPDGKDVLCTRTTSKYLHEFKLHVAINGGYYSYLDVSFASRCQSGDPVRVSDYAASRGTIYSPKNTFQPTMYIGQKNQVSFNTVEGKVFNAVSGDRMVVVDGKVVKNLAASTPSPRTAVGLNKNARWLTLMVVDGRQPGYSEGVTFPELAELLLSYGVTTGANMDGGGSSAMAIKGLDGSARVLNSPIDMGRPGKERAVANHLGLFIRT, encoded by the coding sequence ATGACAAACGTCATCGGCACCGATGTTAGTTTTTATCAGGACGACCCTCAAACTCCCGAAGGGATAGACTTTATAAAAATGCGCAGCGCCGCGGGCTATGTCATTATCCGCGCGGGTCAAAACCTATGGGCGGACCGGGATTTTAAAGTGAATTGGCGGGAGGCGAAACGCGCAGGCCTGCCACGCGGTTCCTACTGGTTCTACGACAGCCGCGTAGACCCAAGGAAACAAGCCGAATTATGGGCCTCCCTATTTGCAGGGGATTTCGGCGAACTGCCCCTCTTTGCAGACTTTGAAGATAATTATGGCGGCGCATTCAAAGGATGGAGACACTGGTACACCTTCCTCGAACGTATTAAAGAACTCGCACCCGGCAGGGAAATCGGCATTTATACCGCCTATTATTACTGGATTGAAAACACAACATCCGCCGGTATTCCCAACGCGTCGCTGGAATATTTTAAACAATATCCATTGTGGATCGCAAATTATGGCGTCAGCAAGCCGCTTGTCCCAAAACCCTGGACAAATTGGACATTTTGGCAGTTCACAGACAAGGGGGATGGCAGAATTTATGGCGTGGAAAGCCTGAATATTGACCTCAACCATTTCAACGGCGACCTCACCGCCTTTCGTACCCGCTTCAAGCTCAGCGATGCCCCTATTCCTGATCCCGAACCCCTCAGCAAATTTTTCCGCGTAACTGCACCATCCCTCAAAGTACGTGAAGGGGCGGGGCTGACCTTTACCCAGATTGGAAGCATTTTCCTCAATGAGGTCGTCGAGGAAATCGGCGCGAATACAGACCGCACATGGCTGAACATCCGCAAATTGGATGGAAGTCTGACGGGCTGGAGTTTCAGCGCGTACCTGCAAAGGACAGTCGCCCCCGTGCCAGATCCCGCACCCGAGCCTGATCCAGGACCCAGTTGGTATCGAGTCACCACCGCCTCCCTGCGGGTGCGCGAAGGACCGGGTGTGGCCTACAATCAGGTTGGCAGTCTGGCCATTAATCAGGTTGTGGAAGAGATTGGCGCCAATGCAGACCGCACATGGCTTAACATCCGTAATGCGGATGGAAGCCTGACAGGCTGGTGTTCCAGCGAATTCCTGCAAAAGACAGCCGCCCCCACGCCTGGTCCGACACCTGATCCAACCCCGCAACCAAGCTGGTATCGTGTCAATACTGCCTCCCTGCGAGTGCGTGAAGGACCAGGCGTGAATTACAACCAGATCAGCAGCCTCGCCATTAACGAAATCGTGGAGGAGATCGGCGCAAACGCAGACCGCACATGGCTTAACATCCGTAATGCGGATGGAAGCCTGACAGGCTGGTGTTCCAGCGAATTCCTGCAGAAGACGGACGCGCCCACACCGGAGCCTCCCCCGGAGGAAGAGGACAAAAACTGGTATCGAGTCACCGCTTCTTCCCTAAAGGTGCGCGAGGGGGCAGGTCTGGATTACGAGGCGATTGGCCTTGTTTTCTTCGGAGAACTCGTTGAAAAGATTGACGCTACAACCGACGGTTCCTGGTTGAAAATACGCAACCAGGGCGCGAACCTGAGCGGCTGGAGTTCCAGCATGTACTTGCAAAGTATCAACTCGCCCGGCCCGGTTGAACCTCCTGCGCCGCCTGTATCCGAACACAAGGATAAAAACTGGTACCGCGTCAACACCACCGCCCTTAATGTTCGCGAGCTGCCAACCGCCACCAGCAAGATACTGGGAACACTGGTAAAAAATGATACGGTCCCTGCGCTGGACGATGCAAGCAATCCAAACTGGGTTCAGATCCAGCGGCTCGATGGATTAACGGGCTGGTGCACCAAGAGCTACATGGTTTCGCTGGGAAAAGGACGTCCTGCGTCGATAGCCCAGAATTTATTTCCTGGAATCACCTATTTGAGAAAAGACCTGACCGCCCCGCGCCAGATTGTGGTACACGTCATGGCGATTAACCTGCAAACTGCCAAACTGGAATTTCTCGTGACCCCCTCCCCGGACGGGAAGGATGTTTTATGCACCCGCACCACGTCGAAATACCTGCATGAATTCAAACTGCATGTCGCCATTAACGGCGGATATTACAGTTATCTTGATGTCTCCTTTGCATCAAGATGCCAAAGCGGCGACCCGGTCCGCGTGAGCGATTACGCAGCATCCCGCGGAACCATCTATTCGCCGAAAAACACCTTTCAGCCCACAATGTACATCGGGCAAAAAAATCAAGTTTCCTTCAATACAGTGGAGGGCAAGGTCTTTAACGCAGTTTCCGGAGACCGCATGGTTGTGGTTGATGGAAAAGTTGTGAAAAACCTGGCGGCATCCACCCCCAGCCCGCGTACCGCCGTTGGTTTGAACAAGAATGCCCGCTGGCTCACCTTAATGGTCGTTGACGGACGCCAGCCCGGCTACAGCGAAGGCGTGACATTCCCCGAACTTGCGGAACTGCTTCTTTCCTATGGGGTGACTACCGGCGCGAACATGGACGGCGGCGGATCATCCGCCATGGCCATCAAGGGGTTGGATGGCAGTGCCCGCGTCCTGAACTCCCCGATTGACATGGGCAGACCCGGCAAGGAACGTGCCGTAGCCAATCACCTTGGGTTATTCATCCGCACGTAG
- a CDS encoding sensor domain-containing protein: MFNTVEEYLDALKTEMKDADPALLQDVLSDAHEHLTTALEAAREENPAVGAEEALKSIMEEYGSPEETASAYKEIERRMSPVLKQAAKPRSVLGRFFGVYADPHAWGGLLYMLIAFITGIFYFTWAVTGISVSLLIFIFGFPLALLFLLSVRGLALLEGRLVEALLGVRMPRRPLFSRQGMKWLDRLKALMSDRATWLKLVYMLVQFVLGIAYFVSIVTVLSFSLAFIAIPFIQIAFPDTAILYYNGTSHYFPSWSYPLCVLGGILLWTIFMHIARGVSQLHGRLAKWMLVSE, translated from the coding sequence ATGTTCAATACGGTCGAAGAATACCTGGATGCCTTGAAAACCGAAATGAAAGACGCCGACCCCGCGTTATTGCAGGATGTGCTATCCGATGCGCACGAGCATTTGACCACAGCCCTGGAAGCGGCTCGTGAGGAGAATCCAGCCGTGGGGGCGGAGGAGGCGTTGAAGTCCATCATGGAGGAGTACGGTTCTCCTGAAGAGACTGCGTCCGCGTATAAAGAGATCGAGCGGCGCATGTCCCCTGTGTTGAAACAGGCCGCGAAGCCGCGTTCGGTACTGGGGCGATTCTTCGGTGTGTACGCGGATCCGCACGCATGGGGCGGGCTGCTCTATATGCTCATCGCGTTTATCACGGGTATTTTCTATTTCACCTGGGCGGTGACGGGAATTTCGGTTTCCCTGTTGATCTTTATCTTCGGTTTCCCGCTGGCGCTTTTGTTCCTGCTCTCCGTGCGCGGATTGGCATTGCTGGAAGGACGCCTCGTGGAGGCATTGCTCGGCGTGCGGATGCCGCGCCGCCCGTTGTTCTCGCGTCAAGGGATGAAGTGGCTCGACAGGCTGAAGGCGCTGATGAGTGACAGAGCCACGTGGCTGAAGCTGGTTTATATGCTGGTGCAATTCGTTTTGGGAATCGCGTATTTCGTCTCGATTGTCACCGTGCTGAGTTTCTCACTGGCATTCATTGCCATCCCGTTCATCCAGATAGCCTTCCCTGACACGGCAATCTTGTACTACAACGGGACCTCTCACTACTTCCCCAGCTGGTCTTATCCTTTGTGCGTTTTGGGCGGCATTTTACTGTGGACAATCTTCATGCACATCGCGCGCGGAGTTTCCCAGTTGCATGGCAGGCTGGCAAAGTGGATGCTGGTTTCTGAATAA
- a CDS encoding PadR family transcriptional regulator translates to MDEPAAQTKKFQKELNAGTSSLVLLNVLSRSDEPLYGYQIAKMLEESGPGVPMMKQGTLYPVLRSLEDNGLLESTVEPSVSGPPRRYYKITEEGRTTLIEWVELWKQTKRFVDAILKG, encoded by the coding sequence ATGGACGAACCTGCCGCACAAACAAAGAAATTCCAAAAAGAATTGAACGCGGGGACGTCGTCGCTGGTGTTGTTGAACGTGCTGAGCCGTAGTGATGAGCCTTTGTACGGCTACCAGATCGCCAAGATGCTGGAGGAGAGCGGACCCGGCGTCCCGATGATGAAGCAGGGGACTTTATACCCCGTGCTGCGATCGCTGGAAGACAACGGCTTGCTGGAGAGCACGGTGGAGCCTTCGGTTTCCGGTCCGCCGCGGCGCTATTACAAGATCACAGAAGAGGGGCGCACGACGCTCATCGAGTGGGTCGAATTGTGGAAGCAGACGAAGAGATTCGTCGATGCTATTTTGAAAGGATGA
- a CDS encoding bifunctional 5,10-methylenetetrahydrofolate dehydrogenase/5,10-methenyltetrahydrofolate cyclohydrolase, with amino-acid sequence MTAQLIDGTAIAQKVRDGVKEKVAKRIAEGKSQPGLATVLVGERIDSATYVSMKQKACAELGMTSFHHPVAADITQADLEKLIKQLNADPKVHGILVQLPLPDHLDEERVLQLISIEKDVDGFSPINLGRLAQKGREPLFVPCTPYGCIYLLKEAGVKIAGANAVVLGRSNIVGMPAALLLIKENATVTVVHSKTKDIPAVMRDADIIIAAIGRAEMVRGAWIKPGAAVIDVGINGIPMLNEDGSPVISQKTGKPRQKLVGDVNFAEAREVAGFITPVPGGVGPMTIAMLMANTLRAAEIQEPEGM; translated from the coding sequence ATGACGGCTCAATTGATCGATGGAACTGCCATTGCGCAAAAAGTGCGTGATGGAGTGAAGGAAAAAGTTGCCAAGAGAATCGCGGAGGGCAAGTCCCAGCCGGGCTTGGCGACTGTTCTGGTGGGTGAGCGGATCGACTCTGCGACCTACGTTAGCATGAAACAAAAGGCTTGCGCTGAACTGGGGATGACGTCTTTTCATCACCCTGTCGCAGCCGATATCACACAGGCTGACTTGGAAAAACTCATCAAGCAGTTGAATGCAGATCCGAAAGTGCACGGCATTCTGGTGCAATTGCCCCTGCCTGATCACCTGGATGAGGAGCGCGTGTTGCAGCTCATCAGCATCGAAAAGGATGTGGATGGGTTCTCGCCGATCAACCTCGGTCGTTTGGCGCAAAAGGGACGCGAGCCGTTATTCGTACCCTGCACGCCTTACGGATGTATCTACCTGCTCAAGGAAGCCGGCGTGAAGATTGCGGGCGCGAATGCGGTGGTGTTGGGACGCTCGAATATTGTTGGAATGCCGGCCGCTTTGCTGCTCATCAAGGAAAACGCCACGGTGACGGTCGTCCACTCGAAGACAAAAGACATTCCGGCGGTCATGCGTGATGCGGATATCATCATCGCCGCAATTGGGCGCGCTGAAATGGTGCGCGGCGCGTGGATCAAACCCGGCGCAGCGGTCATCGACGTGGGCATCAACGGCATCCCGATGTTGAACGAAGACGGCAGCCCGGTCATCAGCCAGAAGACGGGCAAACCGCGCCAGAAACTGGTCGGCGACGTCAACTTTGCGGAAGCCAGGGAGGTGGCTGGTTTCATTACCCCCGTGCCCGGCGGTGTAGGCCCCATGACGATTGCAATGTTGATGGCGAATACGCTGCGGGCAGCGGAAATCCAGGAGCCGGAGGGGATGTGA
- a CDS encoding MiaB/RimO family radical SAM methylthiotransferase has translation MKIFLDTIGCRLNQAEIEHMARQFRAAGHEIVASAGHAEMAVVNTCAVTTQAASDSRGRIRAIARAGVDEIVATGCWTSLLPKEAGALPNVRHVVANDKKGFLVPDVLHLPREEFNREPIERTPIPGLHRRTRAFIKVQDGCDNTCTFCVTTIARGEGRSRPLADVIADINAALGGDSKEIVLTGVHLGSWGQDISTSLNAPLHLRDLVQAILRETDVQRLRLSSLEPWDLDAAFFSLWEDNRLMPHLHLPLQSGSDSTLRRMARKTTPESFRELVNAARAVIPDVAITTDIIAGFPGETEEEFAETLDFVKATGFTGGHVFSYSSRPGTGAARMKGQVKPEIRKKRNRILQEVIEDSGKSYRERFIGQTMSVLWESTTEYGQSGWRMEGWSGNYLRVSASAPSPRWNELDMVELLEMAGEKVKGVIRSAYVTNVTT, from the coding sequence ATGAAAATCTTTCTTGACACCATCGGCTGCCGCCTTAACCAGGCGGAAATTGAACACATGGCGCGCCAGTTCCGCGCCGCAGGACATGAGATCGTCGCCTCCGCCGGCCACGCCGAAATGGCGGTGGTCAACACCTGCGCAGTCACCACGCAGGCGGCATCCGATTCGCGTGGAAGAATCCGCGCCATTGCCCGCGCGGGTGTGGACGAGATCGTCGCCACAGGCTGTTGGACGAGCCTGCTGCCCAAGGAAGCCGGCGCGCTTCCCAATGTCAGGCACGTTGTTGCCAATGATAAAAAAGGCTTTCTCGTTCCCGATGTTCTACATCTTCCAAGGGAGGAATTCAACCGCGAACCCATTGAGCGAACGCCCATTCCCGGTCTGCATCGCCGCACACGCGCCTTCATCAAAGTTCAGGACGGCTGTGACAATACATGCACTTTCTGCGTTACTACCATCGCGCGTGGCGAAGGGCGCAGTCGCCCGCTTGCAGATGTCATCGCGGATATCAACGCCGCGCTCGGAGGCGATTCCAAAGAGATCGTGCTTACGGGTGTGCATCTCGGTTCGTGGGGGCAGGACATTTCGACTTCGCTCAATGCACCGCTTCACCTCCGCGATCTGGTCCAAGCCATTTTGCGTGAAACGGATGTGCAACGCCTGAGATTATCCTCCCTCGAACCATGGGATTTGGATGCGGCCTTCTTCTCGCTGTGGGAAGACAACCGTCTCATGCCTCACTTACACCTGCCTCTGCAATCGGGCAGTGACTCCACTCTCAGGCGGATGGCGCGCAAGACCACGCCCGAGTCTTTCCGGGAGTTGGTGAATGCCGCCCGCGCCGTCATCCCCGATGTTGCCATCACGACGGACATCATCGCTGGCTTTCCCGGCGAAACGGAGGAGGAATTCGCAGAGACACTTGACTTCGTCAAAGCGACGGGCTTCACGGGCGGACATGTCTTTTCGTATTCGTCACGTCCCGGCACGGGGGCGGCAAGGATGAAGGGGCAGGTCAAGCCAGAGATAAGAAAGAAGCGCAATCGCATCCTGCAGGAAGTGATCGAAGATTCGGGAAAATCCTACCGTGAGAGGTTTATCGGTCAGACGATGTCTGTGCTGTGGGAATCCACAACGGAATACGGCCAATCCGGCTGGCGCATGGAAGGCTGGTCGGGGAATTATCTGCGGGTGAGTGCCAGCGCCCCATCTCCGCGCTGGAACGAGTTGGATATGGTGGAGTTGCTGGAAATGGCGGGGGAGAAGGTAAAGGGTGTGATTCGTAGTGCGTACGTTACGAATGTCACTACTTGA
- a CDS encoding tetratricopeptide repeat protein codes for MLHPLLAAILLAAIYLPVVLTGYSAARRGEADHAAKNYAGAAGHFQQAARLMPWRNDLWEKAGIAAFASGNFSDAIIFLSHPPGLSEQGWAALGHSYLNSGDLASALRTYQQGLQFHDSRALYAGLAYIYREQGDWASEVGALKNQIRLDISDAYPHYRLGLLLAVLEPQQALFELMTASSLDPETDSAVQTLRAALNLSSVQPDASQNMVAIGRALGLVHEWDLSIAAFEKAITLDPENAEAWAWLGEAKQQMGRDGSAELDHALSLGRESVVVRALRGLYWNRQEKYSQMLAEYLLAARYEPANPAWQAASGDAYFQIGDLAAALAAYQRAADLAPNEATYWRLLAVFCAENGIRVEDVGLPAAQQAVRLAPDDPFVLDALGWSYLSSGRYANAEQVLADVITRFPGHFPAYIHLAMTHLAQGSRAAAFNQLTYVRDADAGGEHGGTANRLLNQYFP; via the coding sequence AACAGGCCGCCCGCCTTATGCCCTGGCGTAATGACCTTTGGGAGAAGGCGGGGATTGCCGCCTTTGCGAGTGGAAACTTTTCTGATGCCATTATCTTTCTGAGCCATCCCCCCGGGCTTTCCGAGCAGGGCTGGGCTGCATTGGGGCATTCCTATCTCAACTCTGGCGATCTTGCATCTGCACTCCGCACCTACCAGCAGGGCTTGCAGTTCCATGATTCACGGGCTTTATATGCAGGGCTTGCCTATATTTACCGCGAACAAGGGGATTGGGCATCCGAGGTTGGTGCACTGAAGAATCAGATTCGATTGGATATCAGCGACGCCTATCCCCATTATCGGCTCGGACTTTTGCTGGCGGTCCTCGAGCCGCAGCAGGCGCTTTTTGAATTAATGACCGCCTCCTCTCTGGACCCTGAAACTGATTCCGCAGTGCAAACATTGCGTGCCGCCTTGAATTTATCCAGCGTCCAACCTGACGCCTCGCAAAACATGGTGGCGATTGGGCGCGCGCTCGGTCTTGTGCATGAATGGGATCTGTCCATTGCGGCGTTTGAGAAAGCCATTACGCTTGACCCTGAAAATGCCGAGGCATGGGCCTGGCTGGGAGAGGCGAAACAACAGATGGGTCGGGATGGAAGCGCGGAACTCGATCACGCACTGTCCCTGGGGCGGGAATCCGTTGTTGTCCGTGCGTTGCGCGGCTTGTATTGGAATCGGCAGGAAAAATATTCGCAGATGCTCGCGGAATATTTGCTGGCTGCACGATATGAGCCGGCAAACCCTGCGTGGCAGGCGGCCAGCGGTGATGCTTATTTCCAGATCGGCGATCTTGCAGCGGCATTGGCGGCGTATCAGCGCGCCGCAGACCTGGCGCCGAATGAAGCGACCTACTGGCGTTTGCTTGCGGTTTTTTGTGCGGAGAATGGGATCCGGGTTGAGGATGTTGGTTTGCCCGCCGCGCAGCAGGCAGTTCGGCTTGCTCCCGATGATCCGTTTGTGTTGGATGCGTTAGGCTGGTCTTATCTGTCTTCCGGCAGGTATGCAAATGCCGAACAGGTTTTGGCTGATGTGATCACACGTTTCCCCGGTCATTTCCCCGCCTATATCCACCTTGCGATGACACATCTTGCGCAGGGAAGCCGCGCTGCTGCGTTCAACCAGTTGACCTATGTCCGTGATGCGGATGCGGGTGGTGAGCATGGCGGGACGGCGAATCGGTTGCTGAACCAGTACTTTCCGTAG